The genomic region TAACGTGGCGCGGCACAAGCAAATCTGGCGTAATTTCGCCGAAATTCTCATGTGCATGTCCGCTTCCTCCCGTCCTCAGGTTCAGAAACTCGCTACCCTTACCGGGCACCGCGACTGTGTATATACCCTGAGCGGCGGCGCCGACGAAGCCACGTTTTACTCGGCCGGAGCCGATGGGCTGGTAGCCAGCTGGAACGTGCTGGACCCCCAGGCCAATGGTCTGCTGGTGGCAAAAATGGAGAAGTCGGTGTATGCGCTGCGCTACCTGCCGGCGCGGCAATTGCTGGTGATCGGGCACAACTTTGAGGGGGTGCAGGTAATTGATCTGCAGCACCGTCAGCTGGTACACGCCACGGCCTTGCCCCCGCTTGCTATCTTCGATCTAGCTTACTCCGAGGCGGCGCAGCGTTTGTTTGTGGCGTTGGATGATGGCACGCTGGCCGTGCTGCGCGCCACAGATTTTAGCTTGGAGAAACTCCTGCGCGTGACCGATAAAAGCCTGCGCTGCCTGGCTCTGCACCCTACCCGCCCGGAGCTGGCTATAGGCAGCAGCGATACCACCGTGCGCGTGCTGGACGTGCACACGCTGGAAACCCTACATACACTCCCCGATGCCACTAATTCTGTTTTCACCATGGCCTACTCCCCCGATGGCCGCTATCTGCTGGCCGCCGGCCGCGACGCTCATTTGCGCCGCTACGACGCGGCAACCGGATATACTCTGGCTGACACTGTAGTAGCGCACATGTTTACCATTAATCACCTTACGTTCTCGCCCGATGGCCGCTTTCTGGCCACGTGCAGCATGGACAAATCCATTAAGCTCTGGGAGTCCGATACCCTGCGCCTGCTGCGGGTGGTAGACCGGGCGCGCCACGCCGGCCACGGCACCTCCGTGAACAAGTTATTTTGGTCGGGGCAGCAAAATCGGCTAGTTTCGTGTAGCGACGACCGCAGCCTGGCGGTGTGGGAGCTTACGCTAGCTGACAGTTAATGGCTGTTAGCTGTTGGCTTTGTGGTTAATAACCAAGCAGCATATTGCTATGCTGCAATAGATTGTCAGGTTGTGGCGTATTCTCAATAAATGCAAAGGCTGCTGGCTATGAGCTAACAGCTACTAGCCAACCGCTACACATGAAAATATCTGCCCTCGACATTCGGCAAAAGACCTTCGAAAAAGCCTTTCGGGGCCTCGACGCCGACGAAGTAAACGCCTTCCTGCTCACGCTCTCGCAGCAGTGGGAGCGGATGGGCGATGAAAACCGCGACCTGCGCAACAAGCTGGACTACGCCACGCAGGAAGTGCAGAAGATGCGCGAGATTGAAAGTTCACTCTATCGCACCCTCAAAACCGCCGAGGACACGGGCAACAACATCACAGAGCAAGCCCAACGCAACGCAGAAATACGCTTACGTGAGGCCCAACTGCAAGCCGAAGAGCTCCTGTCGCAAGCCCGGCAAAAGGCGCGCACGCTGGTAGAAGATGCGTATAAGCAGGCCGAGCGCAGCGTAACCGAAATGCAAGTGGAGGTGAGCCGCCTCAACCAGGAGCACCAGCGCCTGGAAGGCGTGCTAGATTCCATGGTGCGTGACTTGCAGCACTTGGCCACCGATGCGCTGGATAAGGTAGAAAAGGCGCGCAACCGCCCTAAAGGCAGTACGGCGGCCATCCTTTCGCGGGCAGCCAGCGTAAAGGTGAATAAACCAGAACCTTCACCCGAAGCTACTCCTGCCATGCATATCGACACTACTGCCACTTCCTCCGTTGCTGCTGTAGGCGGCGCGCTAGTTGCCACCCAGTTTGGTAGCGCCGCTGTTACCACGGCCCGCCCCATCGGTCCGCAGCCTGGCGCTTACAACCCTAAGCCCGGCCAGCAACCCGACCCCGGTGCGCCCGCTCAGATTCCCGGTCCGGAAATCAGCCCAGACCCTACCCCCAACGAAAATCCTGGCCAGGTGCCGCCCTCCCGCATTGAGGAGCCCGCGCCCTCGCGCATTATCGAGCCCGACGCGCCCAACGTGGAGCCTGTACGGCCCGATATTCAGCCTATAGGCCCTAGCCACCCCGAGATTGTGCCACCGGCCCCCGCGCCGCAGCCCGGCACGGGTAGCCCCGGCCCCGGCTTCAAAGCCGATCCAGTAGTAGCCGAAAAGTCGTTTTTCGACGAAATCTAAATCACGTATTCGCTCGGATTTTTCGAATTACACGGATTTTGTAGACGATTTTGCAAAGCCTACCTTACTAGGGTAGGCTTTGTTGTTGAAGAAGTAGTGCTGGCACGGGTCAGTTACTACTCACCATTTCACTACTCACCATTTCACCACATGGGCCAAATTGCACTGGAAGGCATGGAGTTTTTCGCTTTTCACGGTTACTATGACGAGGAGCAGAAGATCGGCAACAAGTATGGCGTCGACTTATATATCGACACGGACTTACACGCCGCTGGGGCATCGGATAAGCTACAGGAAACGGTGAACTATGAAGTGCTGTACAGGGTGGTAGCCGAGGAAATGCAGGCCCCGGCTCGGTTGCTCGAACATCTCGGCCACCGGGTACTAGATCGAGTGCTAGCAGAGTTTCCTTACATCCACAGGGCGCGGGTAAGTGTGTCGAAATTCAATCCGCCGCTGGGTGGTATCTGCCACCGTGCCCGCATCACGCTGGAACGCACACGGTAAAGACAGAACAAGCTGTGTCTAATCGTTGAACGATAGGCAGCAGCATGGTTCTACCAAAACGCACGCGGTAGCGACACAATATGTTGTGTCGCTACCGCGTGCGTTTTGGTTTATCGGCCTCGCCTACGGGCGTGCCGCCGCTTCGGTAAGTGAACTCCAGGATGCAACCGCTGACGGCTGCTTTCTTTGGGTCTTTTTTAGAGGGGCCGGAGCTAATGGCGGCACTGTCCAAGGCCAGATAAATCTTACGGCCATCAGGCGAAAGGGCCACGTCGCGGTAGCGGGCGGGGGCCTGGAAGTACATCAGCGTGTCGCCGCTGATGCCGTCGCCGGCCGCATTCAGCTTGAGCCGAATCAGCTTGCCGTGTTTTAAGCCAGGAATTAAGAGAGAATTTTGCCAGCCCGGTATAGACGTTGCGGTATACACGGCCAAGCTGCTAGGCGCTTCAGAAGACCACTGCATTTTCTCGGGCTTGGGGCGCTGCTCGTTGCGGTAGAGCTTTTGCAGAAACGCAGCCGAACTTGGGTAAAGTGTCTTGATCGGGTCGCGGTAGGTGGCCGCCCCAATAGCGGCTGCATTGGCCCGCTCACTATCAATGGTAGGGTAGGTAGTATGCCAGCGGCCCGGTAGCGAATCGTGGTTGCTGACGCCCGCGGCTAGTCCATTGTAGTTGCCATCGGCATAGCCAAGAACCAGTGGGTGACCGTAGTTTTTACCTTTTTCAATCAGGTTGATTTCATCATCGGAGTAGGGGCCGTGCTCGGAAGAGTAGAGCCGACCAGTGCCGCCTATTTCCGCGTAGTCCAACCCTTGCGGGTTGCGGTGCCCGTAGCTCCACACGGCGTTTTGCTGGGCCCCCATAAACGGGTTGTCGTTCGGAATCCACTGGTCGGTAGGGGTAGGGTCGGTGTCGGGTTCCAGGTTAAAGCGCAGCACTTTGCCTTCGTACCTGTTGATTTCCTGCGCATGATTGGGGCGTCCGCCATTGGAGAATTGCCCAGCGCCCAGGTCACCGGTGGTTAGAAAAAGGTAGTCTTTGCCTTCAACGGGCGCAATCAGCAGGCGGCCGGCCGTGTGGTCGTTGCTGCTGGGTAGGGTGTCGCAGAGTGTAACGGGCTTGCCTAAGGTCTGAGCCTGGCGGTTGTACTCGTAGCGCACCAGCTTAGCGGTGAAGAAGCTGCCGCCGTAGTTGGGCTTGCTGCCTTTGCCTTTCTCAGCGGCGCCCGCAAAGTGGTAGATATACACGAGGTACACGTAGGGTTTGCCTTGCAACAGTTGTGGGTGCAGCGCCATGCCCATGAGGCCGCCCTGGGGCCAGGGCTTGCCACCGTCGAGGCTGTCGGGGATTTTATCGTAACGCGGAAAGTTCTTGGCGTTGTGGAGGTCGAGCAAAACGGTTTTGGCGCCGTTGGCTGGGTTGATGCGGCTGACGCGGTAGCCGCGGGCTTCGGTAATCCACAAATACTGGTCGGGGCCGTAGGTCACTTCCCACGGGTCGCTGAGCCCTTTGGCGACAATGCGACGGGTGAATTTTTCGCCTTGGGGCCCAATGAAGGTGGTTTGGGCATAAGTAGATAGGTAGCTAACCAACAGACATAAGTACAGGAACAAACGAAACATAGTATAAAAAAGGTAAGTCGGCTGAAGGGGCGAATAATGCTGGATTAACAGCAGGAAAACAAGCATCTGCATACACGTAATCCACGGCGAGGTGTTATGGATGAGTTACAGGATATAGCAGGAATGAAATATTTTTTGCGGGGCGTGTAACGAATGCCGAAATCGGCGGTACTCCCTTCAACTCTCTCCTAAACGCCTACTCTTTCCGCCGTGCACAGCCCCAGCGACGAAACCCTAATGGCGCAGGTCCGCGACAACGACCTCGATCAGCTCACGCCGCTGTTCGAGCGTTACCAAGGGCCGTTATTTGGATTTCTGCTGCGGCTCACCAACGACCGCGACACGGCGCAGGACCTCGTGCAAAACGTGTTTCTGCGGGTGTTGAAATACCGCGCCAGCTATCAGCCGGCCCAACCGTTTCGGGCGTGGGTGTACCAGCTGGCCCGCCACGTACACGCCGACCACTGGCAGCGCCAGCCCGTGCCGGCCGGCGACCTAGAAACGGCTGAGCGCACGCCTACTCTACGTCGGGCTGCCTTGGCTGGAGTGGCCGCCAGCTCCGATGGTGAGCACCTGCAAGAGGCCCTGGCGCTGCTACCCGCTGCCCAGCGCGAAATCCTGGTGCTGCACCGCTTCCAGGGCTTCGACTACGCCGAGATAGGGGAGATGCTGGGCTGCTCGGAAGGAACGGCCCGCGTGAAAGCCCACCGCGCCTTGGAGGCGCTTCGTAAAATTTATTTCAGCTAATACTCTGACTGCTCTGTGATGCTCGACAATATCAACCCTTCTCTCTCCACGCCTGAATGCACTGCGCTAGAGCCGTTGCTGGCTGACTACGCCGCCCAGGCCTTGCCGCCGGCCGATAGGGCGCGAGTAGCAGCACACTTGCTCCAGTGCCCCAACTGCCAGGCACGGGTAGCCCAGTACGCCACGTTGCTAGACGCATTCGAAGACCAGCCGCTTGCCATGCCGCCCTTGGCTCTGCGCGACAACTTTCTGGCGATGCTGGAAGCTGAGAAGGCGCTGCTACCCTCGGCTCCAACGGTTTCGTTGCCGGCAGAAGCGCCGTCAGTGCCGTTGCACCGGTCAGCGGTGGCCAATACGAATGGATTATGGCTGCGCATTGCCGCCAGCGTGGCGTTGCTGGCAATCGGTACCGTGCTCGGGCTGCTCCTGAACCGCCCGGCCGCGCCGGTGGTGGCAACGGCACCAGCCAAGGAAGCACAAAACCTGGCGGCGCAGCTCACTGCCGCCACCCAGCAGCCGGCCACAGCCAGCCAGCGGATTCAATTGGTGAGCGACGCACCCAGTGGCACTCGCCCCGGCGATCCTACCGTGCTGGTGCTCATCAACACCCTGAATGCCGACCCTAACCCCAACGTGCGCCTGGCCGCTGCCGAAGCGCTCTACCGCCTGCGGGCCGATTCGCTGGTAGGCCCGGCCCTCATCCAGGCCCTACCCGTGCAGACTGACCCCAACGTGCAAATCACGCTGATTGAGCTGCTGGTGAAGCTGCGCGACAAACAAGCCGTACCCCAACTCCGGCGCCTCTCCCAGCGCCCCGATGCCCTACCCGCCGTGCGCGACCAGGCCAAGCAGGGTGTCAGCCTCCTGATCTGATGGGGTAGTAGTACGATCTAGAGACTAGCCTGACTTCCGAGTAAGCGCCAGCATTGGCGACATACAGCAACAACATTTTTTCTCATTCTTCGCAGCGCTATCCACTGAAGTCCGCGGCTTCGGGCGGTCGTCTGCTGCTCATTCTCAGCAACACAATTCCTATGAAAAAGCACCTGTTTTTCCTACCCTGCCTATTGCTTCTTGCGAGCAGCACCCTACATGCGCAGGAGTTTAAGATGAAGCTCACCGGCAACGACCGCAAAGTCGTTATCGAGATGCAAAACAGCGACCATGTAACCGTGGAAGGCTACGATGGCGACGAAGTAGTGGTGAAAGGCCAGGGCGGCCGTGCCACCGAGGAAGCGCCCAAGCGTGCCGAAGGACTGCGGCCCGTGTACAACTCTGCGGTAGACAATACGCGCCTCGGGCTGGGCGTGACCAAAGAAGGCAACACCGTGCGTATTGTGAAAGCCTCGCGCCGGGAGGGTGGCTACGTGATTCGGGTGCCACGCACGGCCGACGTAGTGTACCGCGAAGCCCAGTGGGGCGGCAACCGCGTGTTGCTCCAAAACCTGCAAGGCAAGCTGGAAGTGATGATGAAAAGCGGCGACGCCAAGCTCCTAAACGTGACCGGCCCTGTGGTAGCCAACAGCACCAGCGGCGACATCACGGTGGTCTACACCACGCTGAACGCTGGTCCCAGCTCCATCAGCAACATCAGTGGGGCCATTGATGTGGCCATGCCCGCCAGCACCAAGGCTTCCCTGACCATGCGGACCATTTCGGGCGAAGTATACACCGATTTCGACATTGCCCTACCTAAACCCACCAACGCCAACAACCTCGTGCAGATTGGCGGCCAAACTCTCAACGGGGCCGTGAACGGCGGCGGCACAGCCATATCCCTGAAAAACGTGAGCGGCGACGTGTACGTGCGCAAAGCCAAGTAGCCGGTTGAGGTGTCAGTAAAAAACGCGTGTCATCCTGAGCTTGCGAAGGACCTTCTCACGCGAGAACGAATCGTTGGTACGACAGTCGTTCAACTGGCATAAGGTCCTTCGCAAGCTCAGGATGACACGCGTTTTTTACTGACAACTGATATTTCATAACCCTAAACTTAACTCTTCCCATGTTTCGTTTTTTGCTATTGCTGTTGGTCCTAGTAGGACTGAGCAGCCTGG from Hymenobacter aerilatus harbors:
- the folB gene encoding dihydroneopterin aldolase, producing MGQIALEGMEFFAFHGYYDEEQKIGNKYGVDLYIDTDLHAAGASDKLQETVNYEVLYRVVAEEMQAPARLLEHLGHRVLDRVLAEFPYIHRARVSVSKFNPPLGGICHRARITLERTR
- a CDS encoding DUF4097 family beta strand repeat-containing protein → MKKHLFFLPCLLLLASSTLHAQEFKMKLTGNDRKVVIEMQNSDHVTVEGYDGDEVVVKGQGGRATEEAPKRAEGLRPVYNSAVDNTRLGLGVTKEGNTVRIVKASRREGGYVIRVPRTADVVYREAQWGGNRVLLQNLQGKLEVMMKSGDAKLLNVTGPVVANSTSGDITVVYTTLNAGPSSISNISGAIDVAMPASTKASLTMRTISGEVYTDFDIALPKPTNANNLVQIGGQTLNGAVNGGGTAISLKNVSGDVYVRKAK
- a CDS encoding RNA polymerase sigma factor; translation: MHSPSDETLMAQVRDNDLDQLTPLFERYQGPLFGFLLRLTNDRDTAQDLVQNVFLRVLKYRASYQPAQPFRAWVYQLARHVHADHWQRQPVPAGDLETAERTPTLRRAALAGVAASSDGEHLQEALALLPAAQREILVLHRFQGFDYAEIGEMLGCSEGTARVKAHRALEALRKIYFS
- a CDS encoding HEAT repeat domain-containing protein encodes the protein MLDNINPSLSTPECTALEPLLADYAAQALPPADRARVAAHLLQCPNCQARVAQYATLLDAFEDQPLAMPPLALRDNFLAMLEAEKALLPSAPTVSLPAEAPSVPLHRSAVANTNGLWLRIAASVALLAIGTVLGLLLNRPAAPVVATAPAKEAQNLAAQLTAATQQPATASQRIQLVSDAPSGTRPGDPTVLVLINTLNADPNPNVRLAAAEALYRLRADSLVGPALIQALPVQTDPNVQITLIELLVKLRDKQAVPQLRRLSQRPDALPAVRDQAKQGVSLLI
- a CDS encoding PQQ-dependent sugar dehydrogenase — its product is MFRLFLYLCLLVSYLSTYAQTTFIGPQGEKFTRRIVAKGLSDPWEVTYGPDQYLWITEARGYRVSRINPANGAKTVLLDLHNAKNFPRYDKIPDSLDGGKPWPQGGLMGMALHPQLLQGKPYVYLVYIYHFAGAAEKGKGSKPNYGGSFFTAKLVRYEYNRQAQTLGKPVTLCDTLPSSNDHTAGRLLIAPVEGKDYLFLTTGDLGAGQFSNGGRPNHAQEINRYEGKVLRFNLEPDTDPTPTDQWIPNDNPFMGAQQNAVWSYGHRNPQGLDYAEIGGTGRLYSSEHGPYSDDEINLIEKGKNYGHPLVLGYADGNYNGLAAGVSNHDSLPGRWHTTYPTIDSERANAAAIGAATYRDPIKTLYPSSAAFLQKLYRNEQRPKPEKMQWSSEAPSSLAVYTATSIPGWQNSLLIPGLKHGKLIRLKLNAAGDGISGDTLMYFQAPARYRDVALSPDGRKIYLALDSAAISSGPSKKDPKKAAVSGCILEFTYRSGGTPVGEADKPKRTR
- a CDS encoding WD40 repeat domain-containing protein; translation: MSASSRPQVQKLATLTGHRDCVYTLSGGADEATFYSAGADGLVASWNVLDPQANGLLVAKMEKSVYALRYLPARQLLVIGHNFEGVQVIDLQHRQLVHATALPPLAIFDLAYSEAAQRLFVALDDGTLAVLRATDFSLEKLLRVTDKSLRCLALHPTRPELAIGSSDTTVRVLDVHTLETLHTLPDATNSVFTMAYSPDGRYLLAAGRDAHLRRYDAATGYTLADTVVAHMFTINHLTFSPDGRFLATCSMDKSIKLWESDTLRLLRVVDRARHAGHGTSVNKLFWSGQQNRLVSCSDDRSLAVWELTLADS
- a CDS encoding DivIVA domain-containing protein; amino-acid sequence: MKISALDIRQKTFEKAFRGLDADEVNAFLLTLSQQWERMGDENRDLRNKLDYATQEVQKMREIESSLYRTLKTAEDTGNNITEQAQRNAEIRLREAQLQAEELLSQARQKARTLVEDAYKQAERSVTEMQVEVSRLNQEHQRLEGVLDSMVRDLQHLATDALDKVEKARNRPKGSTAAILSRAASVKVNKPEPSPEATPAMHIDTTATSSVAAVGGALVATQFGSAAVTTARPIGPQPGAYNPKPGQQPDPGAPAQIPGPEISPDPTPNENPGQVPPSRIEEPAPSRIIEPDAPNVEPVRPDIQPIGPSHPEIVPPAPAPQPGTGSPGPGFKADPVVAEKSFFDEI